In Musa acuminata AAA Group cultivar baxijiao chromosome BXJ2-8, Cavendish_Baxijiao_AAA, whole genome shotgun sequence, one genomic interval encodes:
- the LOC135618970 gene encoding zinc finger CCCH domain-containing protein 5-like has translation MEMNEPGSAAKGPRLDPDAALEESMWRLGLGEGSSSYPERPGEPDCSHYVRTGSCSYGERCRYNHPRDHGALTGAGTGRTGAVEYLERADQPVCEYYMKTGTCKFGSTCKYRHPRQGSGSIPPVLLNDCGYPLRPGEKECSYYMKTGHCKFGSTCKFHHPQQAEALVPSPAPAFYSPVQPLSIPSPQQYPPMVTWQYTRPSVFPGSYMPGPYAPMLLSSGVVPVQGWNPYPVPMSSVVSHGGHQAVQAGQVYGLPNQPFPLMPAYPGPLTPVSSSVGPSNASLRGDKFPERPGQPECQFYMRTGDCKFGATCKYHHPPDWSISKGNCVLSPLGLPLRPGAQLCNYYAQHGMCKFGTTCKFDHPMGTLSCSPSASSLFDMPVSPYPIGLSVATFAPSSSSSELQPEFSSSKESFSSKMSFGSTSSGSIGTLVSNTGYLPHLFIRHQTPTSSSGGFIAPGGEISSSS, from the exons ATGGAGATGAACGAGCCCGGCTCCGCCGCCAAAGGCCCCCGCCTCGATCCCGACGCCGCCCTTGAAG AATCCATGTGGAGGTTGGGACTGGGCGAGGGCAGTTCTTCCTACCCGGAAAGGCCTGGTGAGCCGGACTGCTCCCACTACGTGCGTACCGGATCGTGCAGCTACGGCGAGAGGTGCCGCTACAATCACCCCCGTGATCACGGAGCT TTAACTGGGGCTGGAACTGGAAGGACCGGGGCTGTTGAGTATCTGGAGCGAGCGGATCAACCTGTATGTGAG TATTATATGAAAACTGGAACTTGCAAATTTGGTTCTACTTGCAAGTATCGCCACCCCAGGCAAGGAAGTGGATCCATCCCTCCGGTCTTGTTAAATGACTGTGGATACCCACTGCGGCCG GGGGAGAAGGAATGCTCCTATTACATGAAGACTGGCCATTGTAAGTTTGGTTCAACTTGTAAATTCCATCACCCACAACAAGCTGAGGCTTTGGTGCCCTCGCCTGCACCTGCATTTTATTCACCGGTGCAGCCTCTGTCAATTCCTTCACCTCAACAGTATCCACCCATGGTTACTTGGCAGTACACCAGGCCTTCAGTGTTCCCTGGTTCATATATGCCAGGACCTTACGCTCCCATGCTGCTCTCTTCAGGAGTTGTTCCAGTTCAGGGCTGGAATCCTTATCCG GTGCCTATGAGTTCGGTAGTTTCTCATGGAGGTCACCAAGCAGTTCAAGCTGGACAAGTATATGGGTTACCAAACCAGCCATTTCCTTTGATGCCTGCTTACCCTGGGCCTCTCACACCGGTATCCTCTTCGGTCGGCCCTTCAAATGCTAGTCTTAGAGGAGATAAGTTTCCAGAGAGACCTGGCCAACCAGAGTGCCAATTCTACATGAGGACAGGAGACTGCAAATTTGGAGCTACATGTAAATATCATCATCCTCCAgactggagcatatcaaagggaaACTGTGTTCTTAGCCCCCTTGGCCTCCCACTTCGTCCG GGGGCTCAACTTTGCAATTACTATGCACAACACGGAATGTGCAAGTTTGGGACAACATGCAAATTCGATCATCCAATGGGAACTCTGAGCTGTAGTCCTTCTGCATCTTCACTCTTTGACATGCCAGTTTCTCCCTACCCTATTGGATTATCTGTTGCTACCTTCGCCCCATCCTCATCATCCTCAGAGCTACAACCTGAATTCAGTTCCAGTAAGGAATCTTTCTCTAGCAAAATGTCATTCGGGAGCACATCTAGTGGTTCTATCGGTACATTAGTTTCTAATACGGGTTACCTTCCCCACTTGTTTATCCGGCATCAAACCCCTACGTCGAGTAGTGGTGGTTTCATTGCACCCGGTGGTGAAATCTCAAGTTCAAGCTGA